In Desulfomonile tiedjei, the DNA window GCGCGGTGCTGGAACTCTCCTGCAGCAACGCCCCGGGGAACCTCCCTTTTAACCATTGGCGACACTGAGCCAGCGCCTGGGGATGCGACACTATTGCTCGGATGTCCTCCGTGAGCCCTGAACGGTTCATCAGAGCGTGGCTTATCCTGAGACAGATCTCACCGCAAACCCCGGCTGACGAGGTCATCAGCAGATCGAGAGTCTCCCTAACAGAGCCCTCAATGCTGTTCTCACCAGGCACCACACCGAAGGAAACGCCGCCCCGATTCACCTCGGCGAATACTTCCGCAACGGTGGCACACGGGATGAACGAAGCCGAATGACCGAACTTTTCCACCGCGGCGTCGTAGCAGTAGGTGCCCGCGGGCCCCAGAAACGCCACAGTCAAAGGCATCTGCAAGGCCCTCGACCCGGAAAAGATTTCTCGGTAGATCGCCCGAAGGGTCTTCTCGGGAAGAAGCCCTGAATTCAGAGAAACTAAATCCCGAAGAATCGCTTCCTCTCGATCCGAATCCACCACTTCTTGGCCCTGAGCGGCCTTCAGGCGTCCAATCGCTTCTGAAAGGGCCATACGCCTGTTGAGAAGTTCCAACACCTCTCTGTCGAGTTGGTCGATTTGTGCACGGAGATTTTCCAGGTCGTGAATACTCATGGTCTTCGCAGCAATCCGGCCGACGGCCTACAAAAAAATCACCCCCAAAATCGTTCGCCAAAAACCTGCCAGGTCGGCCTTTCTGGGAATACGGCACATTTTTTTGAATTATTCATAGATCGGTGGGGAAAATCAAGTCTGACCGGACAGGCCTTCCTAATCATTCCCCGACTCTCGGGACCGTAGCCCGCCGGCCCTACTGTGGAGGCTTTTGATTTCCCTCGCGTAAACGAACGATTCTTCCTCATCGCAGCGTGCAGTTGTCAAAGGCGCTCTCAGCGATTTTAATTAAGTATTAGTTTATATATTTGTCAGAACAAACTGGCATTATTGAAAAATATTCTTGCATTAGTTTCTCGGTGTGATATGAATACCCCCCACGGAACGAGACTCAAGTCTCAAATCTTTGAAAGAGGAGTTGAGTGATGAAAAAGACCGCCATCCTGACGATGATCTTTTCGATCCTCATCGTTGCCTATTCCTTGAACAGCTTTGCGCAAGATTTCACGAGCCAGATAACAACTCTGGAGCAGAAGGCGGACCGCATCCAGAATCAAATCAATCAAGCGAAACAACAGGCTCAGACCGGACTGGACCAACAGGTAAAAGCCATCCAGGCTACCATTGACAGCCTGGTAAATCAGAGAGTCCAACTTGACGCGCACATTGGCAAGCTGGAATCGCAGATGGCGGATATGAAGAAGAGCGCTCAGTCCAGCCTGGAGAAACAGGTTCAGCAGTACAAGGTTGAACTCACGACGGTCAAACAGCAAATTTCCGGAATGGTCGCTCAGAAGAGCGCAGACGTGTCCAAGCAAACGGCTGCACAGGCGGCTCCACAGGCGGCTCCACCGGTGGCTCCTCAGGCTACCGCGGTGCCTGCGCCTGAACGGAACTAACTTATTGTCGGTGAACGATCCCACCTCAAGGTACAGGTCTGGGATGTGGTCAGGAATGAAGCGACCGCTAATTGGTATTAACCCCCAGGCCTTTTACCCTCTTGTAGCTTAGTTGTCGGCTTGGGGCGGGATCTGTTCAGCCGTTGGTCCTTCCATCCAGTTCAGGATGAGGGAACCCGCCGGTTCCGGAACCAGCACAGTGTCAGGTGAGGGGATGGAGAGTCTTTTTCGGCACCGGCCGGAGAAAATGGGACGATTGCGTCGAACGCACATGTTAATGTAAAATCTAGAATATCAGTATTATAATCATTTATTATTGACTTTTTCTGGAATACTGATATAAAATGGCGCTTCAATGGATTCAATCTCTGAACTGGAGAAGGTATGGATCATAAGTGCAAATGGTTGATGGCCTTGCTCCTGCCATTGGTCGCCTCCTGTTCGTCTCCACTAGGAATAGTCAAGAAAAATCCAGAGTTGAAGCAAGAATCTCAACAAGCTGCCAGCTCGACGGACAAGGCCCCGGCAATTGCAACCAAAGAAGATGGGGCTTTTCATATCGTCGGGCCGGGAGAAACCCTTCGCCACATCTGCGACGTTTACGGTCTTGACCTGGACAAGGTAGCTAAAATCAACAAGA includes these proteins:
- the pheA gene encoding prephenate dehydratase, which codes for MSIHDLENLRAQIDQLDREVLELLNRRMALSEAIGRLKAAQGQEVVDSDREEAILRDLVSLNSGLLPEKTLRAIYREIFSGSRALQMPLTVAFLGPAGTYCYDAAVEKFGHSASFIPCATVAEVFAEVNRGGVSFGVVPGENSIEGSVRETLDLLMTSSAGVCGEICLRISHALMNRSGLTEDIRAIVSHPQALAQCRQWLKGRFPGALLQESSSTAHAAEKAVEDGGVAAIANESLAARLGLKVIRRGIQDKVENITRFLILGDLKPMRTGNDKTSIVCWTEDRPGSLYRLLEKFAKYEVNLTRIESRPDRGAMPWKYAFLVDLEGHLDDPKIAECLQELSNRSALVKVLGSFPICSEPVSA